CTACGACCTGCTGCTGGAAAAGGATGGCAAGCGTCAGCTCTACATCACCATCACCCATTATGCGGAAGGCAATCTGGATGGGATGGGGCAGATCATCATGCATCCCGACTCGGTGATGGGGCTGGGCGATGGCGGTGCGCATTATGGCGCCATCTGCGACGCCAGCTATTCAACCTATCTGCTGACGCATTGGGTGCGGGATCGTGAGCGCGGCCGTGTGCCGTTGCCGCGCGCGATCAAAGCCATGACGCGCGATACCGCCGAGCTGGTCGGCCTTCGCGACCGTGGCGTGTTGGCAGAGGGATACCGGGCCGACATCAATGTGATCGATCTGGAAAATCTCCGCCTGCATGCCCCGGAAGTCGTCTTCGACCTGCCCGCCGGAGGCCGCCGCCTCATGCAGCGCGCGGATGGCTACCGGCTTACCATGCTGGCTGGCCAAATCGTCTCTCGCAAAGGCGAACCCACAGGCGCGTTGCCGGGTCGGCTCGTTCGCGGCGCGCAGCCAGCCCCCGTTGCTGCGGCATGATCGCGAAATTCATATCTTATTGGCGATAAATATACGCTCTTTTGGACATTGTTATAAGAAATTTGTTACTTTGCGTAATCCATATGCAGGATGCGCGTCGGCTACCCGACCCCTATGGGGGGAGGGCATGGCGGCGGAATGCATCGACGCCAGGGACAGGGGGGATAAGCCATGCGTGCAGCCTTTTTCCAGAAAGCGGGACAGCCGCTTGAACTGGGCACCACCGCTGATCCGACGCCCGCGCCCGAAGAGGTGATCATTGCCGTGGCGCGCGCCGGTATCTGCGGGTCCGACCTCCATGTGACCCAATATGGCGCGGCGGCCCCCGGAACGATCCTGGGGCATGAATTTGCTGGCGAGATCGTGGCGCTAGGCACTGGCGTCGGGGGTGACTGGCGCGTCGGGGACCGGGTGACGGCGTTGCCCCTTCATGCCTGCCATCATTGCGAGGCCTGCGACATGGCCTTGCCCGCCCTTTGCGCTGAGGCCCAGTTCACCGGCACCCTGTTGCAGAGGCCCGGCGCCTATGCGGAGTTCGTTGCCAGCCCGGCTTCCCTGCTTCAGCGCCTGCCTGCGGGTGTGTCGATCGACGAAGGCGGCATGGTCGAACCGTTGGCGGTGGCGCATCACACTGTTGAACTGGCCCGGATCAACAAGGGCGACGCGGTGTTGGTGATCGGTGCGGGACCGATCGGCGCGGCCGTGACGCTGTTTGCCCGGCTGGCGGGTGCCGCGCATGTCGTCGTCAGCGAGCCATCCGATGTACGCAGGGCGCTGGCGCAGGAGGTCGGCGCGACCGGCGCGATCGATCCTCGGGCGGACGATATCGGTGCACGGTTCCGCGCCATCACGGGGCGTTCGCCGCAGGTCGTGTTCGAATGCGTGGGGATTCCGGGGCTGTTGCAGCAGGCGGTCCAACTGGCTGGCATTCGTGGCCGGGTGGTGGTTGCCGGCGTATGCTTCGGGGAGGACAGCATCACGCCGCTGGTCGGGCTGAGCAAGGAAGTCAGCATCCAGTTCGCTCAATGCTACACCGAACGCAATTTCGAGCAGGTGATCGATCTGATCGCGCGCGGCGAGGCAAAGGCCCGTCCTTTGCACACGAAGACCGTGGGTTTTGCCGAACTTCCTGAAACGTTCGAAGCCCTGCGCACGGCTGAGGGCCAATGCAAGGTGCTGATCGATCCGACCTTGTGACCCGAATCTGAAGTTCGTCACACTATTGGGCAGGCGCTGAACGAACTTCAGATTCATCAGGGTCACTAGCAAATATATGCTTCCAGTGTGGTTTATGGATTTGAAATACGCTCCCCACCTGGCCGCTATCATGAGGCGTATTTCAAATCCACCACACTAGCGCGGGCAGGTGAGAGGGGATGACGGACGTGATGAAGAGGCGACTGGCCTTGTGGCCGTTGGGCATTCTGCTGGTGCTGATCGGCCTTTTGCTCACCGGAGGCGGTGGCTGGCTCGCGCTGCTTGGCGGGTC
This window of the Sphingobium sp. EM0848 genome carries:
- a CDS encoding zinc-binding dehydrogenase yields the protein MRAAFFQKAGQPLELGTTADPTPAPEEVIIAVARAGICGSDLHVTQYGAAAPGTILGHEFAGEIVALGTGVGGDWRVGDRVTALPLHACHHCEACDMALPALCAEAQFTGTLLQRPGAYAEFVASPASLLQRLPAGVSIDEGGMVEPLAVAHHTVELARINKGDAVLVIGAGPIGAAVTLFARLAGAAHVVVSEPSDVRRALAQEVGATGAIDPRADDIGARFRAITGRSPQVVFECVGIPGLLQQAVQLAGIRGRVVVAGVCFGEDSITPLVGLSKEVSIQFAQCYTERNFEQVIDLIARGEAKARPLHTKTVGFAELPETFEALRTAEGQCKVLIDPTL